A genome region from Gossypium hirsutum isolate 1008001.06 chromosome A04, Gossypium_hirsutum_v2.1, whole genome shotgun sequence includes the following:
- the LOC107902411 gene encoding senescence-specific cysteine protease SAG12-like, translating into MTHDEFIVSHTGYKMGDNSTVSQSTSFMYESFSDVPTSIDWREKGTVTPIKSQGECSCCWAFSAVADIEGIIQIKTGKLISLSEQQLLDCSTNGGNRGCNGGWMMNAFDYIIQNQGITTEEGYPYQSMQETCDTEKQINKVDVIIKGYQMVPINDEQALLKVVANQPVPVALEGHGRDFQFYNGGVIT; encoded by the exons ATGACACATGATGAATTTATTGTATCTCACACTGGATACAAGATGGGGGACAATTCCACTGTGTCCCAATCAACATCATTTATGTATGAAAGCTTCTCAGATGTTCCGACGAGCATCGATTGGAGGGAGAAAGGTACCGTCACTCCCATTAAGTCTCAGGGTGAATGTT CATGTTGTTGGGCATTTTCAGCAGTGGCAGACATTGAAGGGATAATCCAAATCAAAACTGGTAAATTAATCTCATTATCTGAGCAACAACTGTTGGATTGCAGCACAAATGGAGGAAACCGAGGGTGCAATGGAGGATGGATGATGAATGCTTTCGACTACATTATCCAAAACCAAGGAATAACCACCGAAGAAGGCTACCCATATCAATCAATGCAAGAAACTTGCGACACTGAGAAACAGATAAACAAAGTTGACGTCATAATCAAAGGCTATCAAATGGTGCCTATAAACGACGAACAAGCGCTGCTTAAGGTCGTCGCAAATCAACCGGTCCCGGTTGCACTTGAAGGCCATGGACGAGACTTTCAGTTTTACAATGGTGGAGTGATTACATGA
- the LOC121227947 gene encoding probable LRR receptor-like serine/threonine-protein kinase At1g53440, translating into MGFVFSLFKMVSVLFLGFLALNCFTEFGSNAQVLPDSEVETLQTVFSKMQHPNASRISPTFCSETSWNYTTSDLVESSIACDCSDANSTICHVTQILIKGHNLTGILPSELGNLTRLQVVDLTRNYLNGSIPSSFSNIPLTNLSLLGNRLSGPIPPEIGDISTLLNLVLEDNLLGGSLPSNLGNLGRLDRFLLSGNNFTGRIPESFGNLMNLTDFRIDGNSLSGKIPDFIGNWTKLSRLDMQGTSMEGPIPSTISELKNLTELRISDLNGTSSAFPNLEGMKNMEELVLRNCLTTGSIPANIGEMASLKTLDLSFNRLTGQIPGTLEDLANLNFLFLTNNSLSGEVPPWILNSDNNIDLSYNNLSSAQTSCQQANVNLVSGSSSAANSDSAPWCLRKDLPCPRNPDHHSLFINCGGEATTSVDGDDYEEDLSNSGPSTFFSSANKWAYSSTGVYLGNEGAPYTARTSSAVNGSEFYKTARIAPQSLKYYGLCLRQGNYKVQLHFAEIMFSDNQTFDGLGRRLFDVSIQGQVVLEDFNIMEEAGGVRKGITREFNVDVNGSTLEIHLFWRGKGTAAIPNRGVYGPLISAITVTPNFKVDTGNGLSAGAIAGIVIGSCVIIVLLLIILRLTGYLGGKDNENSELQGLELQTGYFSLRQIKAATNNFDSSNKIGEGGFGPVYKGVLSDGMVIAVKQLSSKSKQGNREFVNEIGMISALQHSNLVKLYGCCIEGNQLLLIYEYLENNSLARALFGRDEHRLTLDWSTRKKICLGIARGLAYLHEESRLKIVHRDIKATNVLLDKDLNAKISDFGLAKLDEEENTHISTRIAGTIGYMAPEYAMRGYLTDKADVYSFGVVLLEIVSGKSNTNYRPKEEFVYLLDWAYVQQEQGNLLELVDPSLGSKYSNEEALRMLNIALLCTNPSPTLRPSMSSVVSMMEGKIPVQAPLIKQKDADRDARFRAFEMLSHDSQTNVSIHSHDSQGPRSTSIDGSWIDSSISLPDETQPHSSRMLLEKPLEDN; encoded by the exons atggggtttgttttctccctatttaaGATGGTCTCTGTTCTTTTTCTGGGTTTTTTGGCTTTGAATTGCTTCACGGAGTTTGGGTCAAATGCTCAAGTTTTGCCTGATAGTGAAG TGGAAACTCTTCAAACGGTATTTTCAAAGATGCAACATCCAAATGCTTCAAGAATCAGCCCAACCTTTTGCAGTGAAACTTCATGGAATTATACCACTTCGGATCTTGTTGAAAGCAGTATTGCATGCGACTGTTCTGATGCAAACAGCACTATATGCCACGTCACTCAAAT TTTGATAAAAGGTCACAATTTGACTGGAATTCTACCATCTGAACTTGGAAATCTTACACGTCTGCAAGTAGT CGATCTCACTCGCAACTATCTTAATGGATCAATTCCGTCGAGTTTTTCTAATATCCCTCTCACCAATTT GTCTCTTCTGGGGAACCGTCTTAGCGGTCCGATTCCTCCGGAAATCGGTGATATTTCAACTCTTCTAAACCT ggttttggaaGATAATCTGCTTGGGGGATCATTGCCTTCCAATTTAGGAAATTTGGGCCGCTTGGATAGATT CCTTCTCTCTGGAAACAATTTTACAGGCAGAATACCAGAATCATTTGGCAATTTGATGAACTTAACTGATTT CCGGATTGATGGAAATAGTTTGTCAGGGAAGATACCAGATTTCATTGGGAATTGGACCAAACTTTCGAGATT GGATATGCAAGGCACATCAATGGAAGGGCCAATTCCTTCTACCATATCTGAGTTAAAGAACTTAACTGAATT GAGGATATCTGATTTGAATGGGACAAGTTCGGCTTTCCCAAATTTGGAGGGAATGAAAAATATGGAAGAATT GGTGCTACGAAATTGCTTGACTACTGGTTCAATCCCTGCCAACATAGGGGAAATGGCATCTTTAAAAACATT GGACCTAAGCTTCAACCGCTTAACTGGTCAAATTCCAGGGACACTTGAGGATTTGGCAAACTTAAATTTCCT GTTTCTGACTAACAACTCATTGAGTGGAGAAGTACCTCCTTGGATATTAAACAGCGACAACAACAT AGATTTGTCTTATAACAATTTATCTTCAGCCCAAACAAGTTGCCAACAGGCAAATGT GAACTTAGTTTCAGGTTCCTCATCTGCAGCAAATAGTGACTC AGCTCCTTGGTGCTTAAGGAAGGACCTTCCTTGTCCCCGAAACCCTGACC ACCATTCCTTATTTATTAATTGTGGAGGAGAGGCTACAACAAGTGTTGATGGAGATGACTATGAAGAAGATTTAAGCAACTCTGGTCCATCAACCTTCTTCAGTTCAGCAAATAAGTGGGCTTATAGTAGTACCGGGGTTTATTTAGGCAACGAAGGGGCTCCTTATACTGCAAGAACTTCATCGGCTGTTAACGGCTCGGAATTCTACAAAACTGCACGTATTGCACCACAATCACTGAAGTACTATGGCTTATGTTTACGACAAGGCAACTACAAAGTTCAGCTTCACTTTGCTGAAATAATGTTTTCTGATAATCAGACATTTGACGGTCTAGGAAGGCGATTATTTGACGTATCAATTCAA GGACAAGTAGTTTTGGAGGATTTCAATATCATGGAGGAAGCCGGTGGTGTTAGAAAGGGCATCACCCGGGAATTCAATGTTGATGTAAATGGAAGTACTTTGGAGATCCACTTATTCTGGAGAGGGAAGGGAACCGCTGCCATTCCTAATAGAGGGGTCTATGGACCACTTATATCTGCTATTACAGTAACACCAA ACTTTAAGGTCGACACTGGTAATGGGTTATCTGCTGGAGCTATTGCTGGTATTGTGATTGGCTCATGTGTGATTATCGTCTTGTTATTGATCATCCTCCGACTGACTGGTTACTTGGGGGGAAAGGACAATGAAAACAGTG AGCTTCAGGGGCTAGAACTTCAGACTGGCTATTTCAGTTTAAGACAGATTAAGGCTGCAACAAATAACTTTGATTCATCAAATAAGATTGGTGAAGGAGGATTTGGGCCAGTTTACAAG GGTGTACTGTCAGATGGTATGGTTATTGCAGTTAAGCAGCTATCCTCTAAATCTAAGCAAGGAAATCGCGAATTTGTGAATGAGATAGGGATGATTTCAGCATTGCAACACTCGAATCTTGTGAAACTTTATGGTTGTTGCATTGAAGGAAATCAGTTGTTGTTAATCTACGAGTACTTGGAAAATAACAGTCTTGCTCGTGCACTTTTCG GTCGTGATGAACACCGGCTTACCTTGGACTGGTCTACACGAAAGAAAATATGCTTGGGGATAGCAAGAGGGCTAGCTTATCTTCATGAGGAATCAAGACTAAAAATTGTTCACAGAGATATTAAGGCAACAAATGTGTTGCTTGATAAGGATCTAAACGCTAAGATCTCCGACTTCGGATTAGCCAAGCTCGATGAAGAAGAGAACACTCATATCAGCACCAGAATAGCGGGAACAAT AGGTTATATGGCACCGGAATATGCAATGAGGGGTTACTTGACTGACAAGGCAGATGTTTATAGCTTTGGTGTTGTTCTTTTGGAGATTGTTAGTGGGAAGAGCAACACAAATTACAGGCCTAAGGAGGAATTTGTTTATCTCCTTGATTGG GCCTATGTTCAGCAAGAGCAAGGAAACCTTTTAGAACTTGTGGATCCGAGCCTTGGTTCAAAGTACTCAAATGAAGAGGCTTTACGGATGCTAAACATTGCTCTTTTATGCACCAATCCATCTCCCACTCTAAGGCCATCAATGTCTTCGGTTGTAAGCATGATGGAAGGCAAGATTCCTGTCCAAGCTCCATTGATCAAGCAAAAGGATGCGGACCGTGATGCGAGGTTCAGAGCCTTTGAGATGCTTTCACATGACAGCCAAACGAATGTCTCGATACATTCGCATGACAGCCAGGGTCCAAGAAGCACATCCATTGATGGATCATGGATTGATTCGTCAATATCTCTACCAGATGAGACTCAACCACATTCTTCAAGAATGCTTCTAGAAAAACCCTTAGAGgataattga